From the genome of Tachysurus fulvidraco isolate hzauxx_2018 chromosome 20, HZAU_PFXX_2.0, whole genome shotgun sequence, one region includes:
- the LOC113661336 gene encoding adhesion G protein-coupled receptor F5-like isoform X1: MEYSLRFVVVLLIFGITHKAVGTLTNKTTEYATDSTPTNITTAYLTTLTPTNITEYSTDSTPTNITTEYSTASTPTDITTAYSTALTSTNTTTAYLTTLTPTDITTEYSTDSTPTNITTEYSTDSTPTNITSEYSTASTPTDITTAFSTALTSTNTTTAYLTTLIPTNITTEYSTDSTPTDRTTAYSTASTPTDITTAYSTTSTSTNITTEYSTDSTPTNITTEYSTASTPTDRTTEYSTASTTLIPTNITTEYSTDSTPTDRTTAYSTASTPTDITTEYSTDSTPTNITTEYSTASTPTDITTEYSTASTPTDITTAYSTTPAPTPITTTIPTTIIQLSYSLTIIEQFDFALNNTRSDKYITYSSIIQSSINENYKIVPSYQPNSASVTGFRAGSVIADFTINSTTAQPDLQLANKQLVQTLRSNGFNVNDNAVFQSVQGGLYTNSDNIFPGSSLTLTCTLLPTNGITWTLNRNQLSQSNKYTMNNTDLIVNDVVPSDSGEYACSTILNSMPNINYQFITIQPYPNIQVTSDKVVPCEDTTIPLQCCFQGIYGVSLYVNSRVCSQSSTDSADSSSCLSCNYDSKKQDCQTVDQNIQVTCQLTSPMNGNSYPASSTIRITNTAFICYNDAFGAGNVSTIQTINCTGDFAGFQVAQCSSHGWNIIENNCVLRAIQQFKDEAKNLQVGDIKTFMNSFSGNVISLTENITDSTATIIAVVDVLNIVSNLSLTTSIDQPIMEYVLNTTNAVGSDGAQDSWLRINNNNASMNASSELLKSTENFGSRLPNTSFNIKIESTSLNKTNITTSSFLEEFGINLTTQISIPEITPPTFITVIVSPAFNNILPVRTLTYNDSSQTDTKINGDIVMIKANSRINNISLSFDVINKALGNPQCVFWNFSLLNGVGGWDSTGCQLKLLGNETERYTCECNHTTSFSILMSPFNMDNLALDYITYIGVGISTGSLVLCLIIEIIIWKSVTRNDTSFMRHVSIVNIAVSLLIANICFIIGAAVVKLEATCSTVTFFMHFFYLALFFWMFLSALFLLYRTLMVFSRMTREAMMAIGFTVGYGAPLIIAVITVASTAGGKGYIQQGYNCWLNWNKTKALLAFVIPALTIVAINFLVLIVVLCKILRRGVNASVQPDEKHPLVVIARCVAILTPLFGLTWGFGIGTLGSNNLGVHGMFALFNSMQGFFILVFGTLLDSKVREALAGKFSLRNLSSNHTRSTSAGPSSSSGINFIQMLRRRNVYNVSNGEKLSSSNTNASADTEGAAILTNLTNL, from the exons ATGGAATATTCCCTgaggtttgttgttgttctgctTATTTTTGGAATAACTCACAAG GCTGTTGGAACCCTAACCAATAAAACTACAGAGTATGCAACTGATTCAACTccaactaacataactacagccTACTTAACTACTTTAACCCCAACTAACATAACAGAGTACTCAACTGATTCAACTccaactaacataactacagaGTACTCAACTGCGTCAACTCCAACTGACATAACTACAGCCTACTCAACTGCTTTAACCTCAACTAACACAACTACAGCCTACTTAACTACTTTAACCCCAACTGACATAACTACAGAGTACTCAACTGATTCAACTccaactaacataactacagaGTACTCAACTGATTCAACTCCAACTAACATAACTTCAGAGTACTCAACTGCTTCAACTCCAACTGACATAACTACAGCCTTCTCAACTGCTTTAACCTCAACTAACACAACTACAGCCTACTTAACTACTTTAATcccaactaacataactacagaGTACTCAACTGATTCAACTCCAACTGACAGAACTACAGCCTACTCAACTGCTTCAACTCCAACTGACATAACTACAGCCTACTCAACTACTTCAACCtcaactaacataactacagaGTACTCAACTGATTCAACTccaactaacataactacagaGTACTCAACTGCTTCAACTCCAACTGACAGAACTACAGAGTATTCAACTGCTTCAACTACTTTAATcccaactaacataactacagaGTACTCAACTGATTCAACTCCAACTGACAGAACTACAGCCTACTCAACTGCTTCAACTCCAACTGACATAACTACAGAGTACTCAACTGATTCAACTccaactaacataactacagaGTACTCAACTGCTTCAACTCCAACTGACATAACTACAGAGTATTCAACTGCTTCAACTCCAACTGACATAACTACAGCCTACTCAACTACTCCAGCTCCAACTCCAATCACCACTACAATCCCAACCACAA TCATTCAATTAAGCTACTCATTGACAATAATTGAACAATTTGACTTCGCACTTAACAACACAAGGAGTGACAAGTATATAACATACAGCAGTATAATTCAGAGTTCA atTAATGAAAATTACAAAATTGTCCCGAGCTATCAGCCCAACTCTGCAAGTGTGACTGGCTTcag gGCTGGCAGTGTGATTGCAGATTTCACAATTAATTCAACAACTGCTCAGCCTGATTTGCAACTAGCGAATAAACAACTTGTTCAAACTCTCAGATCAAATGGATTTAATGTGAACGATAATGCAGTCTTTCAAAGTG TGCAAGGTGGACTATATACAAACAGTGATAATATATTTCCTGGATCAAGTctcacactgacatgcacactTTTACCAACAAATGGCATCACATGGACCTTGAATAGGAATCAACTGTCACAATCGAATAAATATACAATGAATAACACTGATCTCATTGTGAACGATGTTGTTCCCAGTGACAGCG GTGAATATGCCTGCAGTACAATACTAAACTCTATGCCCAATATTAACTATCAGTTCATTACTATTCAGCCATACCCCAATATCCAAGTAACCAGTGACAAAGTTGTACCATGTGAGGATACAACAATTCCACTTCAGTGTTGTTTTCAGGGGATTTATGGAGTGAGTTTGTATGTTAACTCCAGAGTTTGCAGCCAATCATCAACAg ACTCTGCAGACTCATCATCATGTTTATCATGTAACTATGATAGTAAAAAACAGGACTGCCAAACTGTAGACCAAAACATACAGGTAACATGTCAACTAACATCACCTATGAATGGAAACAGTTACCCAGCAAGCTCCACGATACGTATAACAAACACTG cATTTATCTGCTATAATGATGCATTTGGAGCTGGAAATGTGAGCACAATACAAACCATTAACTGTACTGGAGACTTTGCTGGCTTTCAAGTAGCTCAGTGTAGTTCACATGGCTGGAACATTATAGAAAACAATTGTGTTCTTCGTGCCATCCAACAGTTCAAAGATGAAGCTAAG AATTTACAGGTAGGAGACATCAAGACATTTATGAACAGTTTCAGTGGTAATGTTATATCACTGACTGAAAACATCACTGACTCGACAGCAACCATAATAGCAGTTGTAGACGTACTAAACATCGTTTCAAATCTCTCACTAACAACTTCAATCGACCAACCCATTATGGAG TATGTCCTAAACACAACCAATGCTGTTGGATCAGATGGTGCACAGGACTCGTGGCTGcgtataaacaacaacaatgcatCCATGAATGCCAGCTCTGAACTTCTAAAGTCAACTGAAAATTTTGGAAGCAGGCTCCCTAATACAAGCTTCAATATAAAAATAGAGTCTACGTCTCTCAATAAGACTAACATTACTACTAGTTCCTTCTTGGAAGAATTTGGTATCAATTTAACAACACAAATAAGTATTCCTGAGATTACCCCACCAACGTTCATCACCGTCATAGTTTCTCCAGCATTTAACAACATCTTACCTGTTCGAACTCTGACCTACAATGACAGCAGTCAGACTGACACCAAGATCAATGGAGACATAGTTATGATTAAGGCAAATTCAAGAATtaacaacatctctctctcttttgatgtaataaataaagcattggGAAACCCTCAGTGTGTCTTCTGGAACTTTAGTCTTCTGAATGGTGTTGGTGGATGGGACTCGACTGGATGTCAGTTAAAGCTATTAGGAAATGAAACTGAAAGATACACATGTGAGTGCAATCACACAACCTCTTTTTCAATCCTGATGTCACCATTTAACATGGATAACTTAGCCTTAGACTATATAACCTACATTGGTGTTGGCATTTCAACGGGCAGCTTGGTTTTGTGCCTCATCATTGAAATCATCATATGGAAATCAGTGACACGAAATGACACATCCTTCATGCGTCATGTCTCCATAGTCAACATCGCTGTCTCCCTTCTGATTGCGAACATTTGCTTCATCATTGGAGCAGCTGTTGTTAAACTAGAAGCTACCTGCAGTACAGTGACGTTCTTCATGCACTTCTTTTATCTCGCCCTTTTCTTCTGGATGTTTTTGTCTGCACTTTTTCTCCTCTACCGCACCCTCATGGTCTTTTCCAGAATGACCAGAGAAGCAATGATGGCCATAGGCTTTACTGTCGGCTATGGAGCCCCGTTAATCATAGCTGTCATTACTGTGGCATCTACAGCTGGAGGCAAAGGATACATTCAACAAGGTTACAATTGTTGGCTGAACTGGAATAAAACAAAGGCTCTCCTGGCATTTGTGATTCCTGCTCTGACGATTGTAGCTATAAACTTCCTGGTGCTTATTGTGGTTCTGTGTAAGATCTTGAGGAGAGGAGTTAATGCTTCTGTTCAGCCAGATGAGAaacatcccctagtggtcattgcAAGATGTGTGGCGATTTTAACACCTCTCTTTGGTCTAACGTGGGGATTCGGCATTGGGACCTTGGGGTCAAATAACTTAGGAGTTCATGGAATGTTTGCATTATTTAATTCAATGCAG GGTTTCTTTATTTTGGTCTTCGGTACTTTACTGGATAGTAAG GTCCGAGAAGCGTTAGCAGGAAAGTTTTCACTGAGGAACTTAAGCTCAAATCACACAAgg AGTACAAGTGCAGGGCCATCATCCTCAAGTGGAATTAATTTCATTCAGATGTTACGGAGAAGAA ATGTGTACAATGTCTCAAATGGAGAAAAGTTGTCTTCAAGCAACACAAATGCATCTGCTGATACTGAAGGAGCTGCAATTTTAACAAATTTAACAAATCTTTAA
- the LOC113661336 gene encoding adhesion G-protein coupled receptor F1-like isoform X2 — MEYSLRFVVVLLIFGITHKAVGTLTNKTTEYATDSTPTNITTAYLTTLTPTNITEYSTDSTPTNITTEYSTASTPTDITTAYSTALTSTNTTTAYLTTLTPTDITTEYSTDSTPTNITTEYSTDSTPTNITSEYSTASTPTDITTAFSTALTSTNTTTAYLTTLIPTNITTEYSTDSTPTDRTTAYSTASTPTDITTAYSTTSTSTNITTEYSTDSTPTNITTEYSTASTPTDRTTEYSTASTTLIPTNITTEYSTDSTPTDRTTAYSTASTPTDITTEYSTDSTPTNITTEYSTASTPTDITTEYSTASTPTDITTAYSTTPAPTPITTTIPTTIIQLSYSLTIIEQFDFALNNTRSDKYITYSSIIQSSINENYKIVPSYQPNSASVTGFRAGSVIADFTINSTTAQPDLQLANKQLVQTLRSNGFNVNDNAVFQSVQGGLYTNSDNIFPGSSLTLTCTLLPTNGITWTLNRNQLSQSNKYTMNNTDLIVNDVVPSDSDSADSSSCLSCNYDSKKQDCQTVDQNIQVTCQLTSPMNGNSYPASSTIRITNTAFICYNDAFGAGNVSTIQTINCTGDFAGFQVAQCSSHGWNIIENNCVLRAIQQFKDEAKNLQVGDIKTFMNSFSGNVISLTENITDSTATIIAVVDVLNIVSNLSLTTSIDQPIMEYVLNTTNAVGSDGAQDSWLRINNNNASMNASSELLKSTENFGSRLPNTSFNIKIESTSLNKTNITTSSFLEEFGINLTTQISIPEITPPTFITVIVSPAFNNILPVRTLTYNDSSQTDTKINGDIVMIKANSRINNISLSFDVINKALGNPQCVFWNFSLLNGVGGWDSTGCQLKLLGNETERYTCECNHTTSFSILMSPFNMDNLALDYITYIGVGISTGSLVLCLIIEIIIWKSVTRNDTSFMRHVSIVNIAVSLLIANICFIIGAAVVKLEATCSTVTFFMHFFYLALFFWMFLSALFLLYRTLMVFSRMTREAMMAIGFTVGYGAPLIIAVITVASTAGGKGYIQQGYNCWLNWNKTKALLAFVIPALTIVAINFLVLIVVLCKILRRGVNASVQPDEKHPLVVIARCVAILTPLFGLTWGFGIGTLGSNNLGVHGMFALFNSMQGFFILVFGTLLDSKVREALAGKFSLRNLSSNHTRSTSAGPSSSSGINFIQMLRRRNVYNVSNGEKLSSSNTNASADTEGAAILTNLTNL; from the exons ATGGAATATTCCCTgaggtttgttgttgttctgctTATTTTTGGAATAACTCACAAG GCTGTTGGAACCCTAACCAATAAAACTACAGAGTATGCAACTGATTCAACTccaactaacataactacagccTACTTAACTACTTTAACCCCAACTAACATAACAGAGTACTCAACTGATTCAACTccaactaacataactacagaGTACTCAACTGCGTCAACTCCAACTGACATAACTACAGCCTACTCAACTGCTTTAACCTCAACTAACACAACTACAGCCTACTTAACTACTTTAACCCCAACTGACATAACTACAGAGTACTCAACTGATTCAACTccaactaacataactacagaGTACTCAACTGATTCAACTCCAACTAACATAACTTCAGAGTACTCAACTGCTTCAACTCCAACTGACATAACTACAGCCTTCTCAACTGCTTTAACCTCAACTAACACAACTACAGCCTACTTAACTACTTTAATcccaactaacataactacagaGTACTCAACTGATTCAACTCCAACTGACAGAACTACAGCCTACTCAACTGCTTCAACTCCAACTGACATAACTACAGCCTACTCAACTACTTCAACCtcaactaacataactacagaGTACTCAACTGATTCAACTccaactaacataactacagaGTACTCAACTGCTTCAACTCCAACTGACAGAACTACAGAGTATTCAACTGCTTCAACTACTTTAATcccaactaacataactacagaGTACTCAACTGATTCAACTCCAACTGACAGAACTACAGCCTACTCAACTGCTTCAACTCCAACTGACATAACTACAGAGTACTCAACTGATTCAACTccaactaacataactacagaGTACTCAACTGCTTCAACTCCAACTGACATAACTACAGAGTATTCAACTGCTTCAACTCCAACTGACATAACTACAGCCTACTCAACTACTCCAGCTCCAACTCCAATCACCACTACAATCCCAACCACAA TCATTCAATTAAGCTACTCATTGACAATAATTGAACAATTTGACTTCGCACTTAACAACACAAGGAGTGACAAGTATATAACATACAGCAGTATAATTCAGAGTTCA atTAATGAAAATTACAAAATTGTCCCGAGCTATCAGCCCAACTCTGCAAGTGTGACTGGCTTcag gGCTGGCAGTGTGATTGCAGATTTCACAATTAATTCAACAACTGCTCAGCCTGATTTGCAACTAGCGAATAAACAACTTGTTCAAACTCTCAGATCAAATGGATTTAATGTGAACGATAATGCAGTCTTTCAAAGTG TGCAAGGTGGACTATATACAAACAGTGATAATATATTTCCTGGATCAAGTctcacactgacatgcacactTTTACCAACAAATGGCATCACATGGACCTTGAATAGGAATCAACTGTCACAATCGAATAAATATACAATGAATAACACTGATCTCATTGTGAACGATGTTGTTCCCAGTGACAGCG ACTCTGCAGACTCATCATCATGTTTATCATGTAACTATGATAGTAAAAAACAGGACTGCCAAACTGTAGACCAAAACATACAGGTAACATGTCAACTAACATCACCTATGAATGGAAACAGTTACCCAGCAAGCTCCACGATACGTATAACAAACACTG cATTTATCTGCTATAATGATGCATTTGGAGCTGGAAATGTGAGCACAATACAAACCATTAACTGTACTGGAGACTTTGCTGGCTTTCAAGTAGCTCAGTGTAGTTCACATGGCTGGAACATTATAGAAAACAATTGTGTTCTTCGTGCCATCCAACAGTTCAAAGATGAAGCTAAG AATTTACAGGTAGGAGACATCAAGACATTTATGAACAGTTTCAGTGGTAATGTTATATCACTGACTGAAAACATCACTGACTCGACAGCAACCATAATAGCAGTTGTAGACGTACTAAACATCGTTTCAAATCTCTCACTAACAACTTCAATCGACCAACCCATTATGGAG TATGTCCTAAACACAACCAATGCTGTTGGATCAGATGGTGCACAGGACTCGTGGCTGcgtataaacaacaacaatgcatCCATGAATGCCAGCTCTGAACTTCTAAAGTCAACTGAAAATTTTGGAAGCAGGCTCCCTAATACAAGCTTCAATATAAAAATAGAGTCTACGTCTCTCAATAAGACTAACATTACTACTAGTTCCTTCTTGGAAGAATTTGGTATCAATTTAACAACACAAATAAGTATTCCTGAGATTACCCCACCAACGTTCATCACCGTCATAGTTTCTCCAGCATTTAACAACATCTTACCTGTTCGAACTCTGACCTACAATGACAGCAGTCAGACTGACACCAAGATCAATGGAGACATAGTTATGATTAAGGCAAATTCAAGAATtaacaacatctctctctcttttgatgtaataaataaagcattggGAAACCCTCAGTGTGTCTTCTGGAACTTTAGTCTTCTGAATGGTGTTGGTGGATGGGACTCGACTGGATGTCAGTTAAAGCTATTAGGAAATGAAACTGAAAGATACACATGTGAGTGCAATCACACAACCTCTTTTTCAATCCTGATGTCACCATTTAACATGGATAACTTAGCCTTAGACTATATAACCTACATTGGTGTTGGCATTTCAACGGGCAGCTTGGTTTTGTGCCTCATCATTGAAATCATCATATGGAAATCAGTGACACGAAATGACACATCCTTCATGCGTCATGTCTCCATAGTCAACATCGCTGTCTCCCTTCTGATTGCGAACATTTGCTTCATCATTGGAGCAGCTGTTGTTAAACTAGAAGCTACCTGCAGTACAGTGACGTTCTTCATGCACTTCTTTTATCTCGCCCTTTTCTTCTGGATGTTTTTGTCTGCACTTTTTCTCCTCTACCGCACCCTCATGGTCTTTTCCAGAATGACCAGAGAAGCAATGATGGCCATAGGCTTTACTGTCGGCTATGGAGCCCCGTTAATCATAGCTGTCATTACTGTGGCATCTACAGCTGGAGGCAAAGGATACATTCAACAAGGTTACAATTGTTGGCTGAACTGGAATAAAACAAAGGCTCTCCTGGCATTTGTGATTCCTGCTCTGACGATTGTAGCTATAAACTTCCTGGTGCTTATTGTGGTTCTGTGTAAGATCTTGAGGAGAGGAGTTAATGCTTCTGTTCAGCCAGATGAGAaacatcccctagtggtcattgcAAGATGTGTGGCGATTTTAACACCTCTCTTTGGTCTAACGTGGGGATTCGGCATTGGGACCTTGGGGTCAAATAACTTAGGAGTTCATGGAATGTTTGCATTATTTAATTCAATGCAG GGTTTCTTTATTTTGGTCTTCGGTACTTTACTGGATAGTAAG GTCCGAGAAGCGTTAGCAGGAAAGTTTTCACTGAGGAACTTAAGCTCAAATCACACAAgg AGTACAAGTGCAGGGCCATCATCCTCAAGTGGAATTAATTTCATTCAGATGTTACGGAGAAGAA ATGTGTACAATGTCTCAAATGGAGAAAAGTTGTCTTCAAGCAACACAAATGCATCTGCTGATACTGAAGGAGCTGCAATTTTAACAAATTTAACAAATCTTTAA